One Gigantopelta aegis isolate Gae_Host chromosome 1, Gae_host_genome, whole genome shotgun sequence genomic region harbors:
- the LOC121373414 gene encoding tyrosine-protein kinase HTK16-like — protein sequence MEVRVAGFGLYKGSVCKFCVALLICCKIDVALKTFLPESVENPEEFFKEAVIMQGLDHPCITKLIGVCHDEKIMLVLEFISMGSMKNYLLDYPNDISQNDLYLWAAQIASGMDYLVQKRLVHRDLAARNILLKSKQQVKISDFGLSRALGADSDYYKAAHGGQWPIRWYSPESCNYRKFSHASDVWSYGVTLWEMFSRGEYPFENFANGTEVIKFIGKGNRLSKPEKCTDQVYQKMLECWSYESKYRPTFKDLNAFFKDL from the exons ATGGAAGTGAGAGTTGCAGGGTTCGGACTTTACAAGGGCAGTGTCTGCAAATTCTGTGTTGCTCTCCTTATTTGCTGTAAG ATAGACGTTGCGCTGAAGACGTTTCTTCCCGAGTCTGTAGAGAACCCTGAAGAGTTCTTCAAGGAAGCGGTGATCATGCAAGGATTGGACCACCCGTGTATCACCAAACTGATCGGCGTGTGTCATGATGAAAAAATCATGCTG GTGCTGGAGTTCATATCGATGGGCTCGATGAAGAACTATCTGCTCGACTACCCGAATGACATCTCACAGAACGACCTCTACCTGTGGGCCGCACAGATTGCCAGCGGAATGGACTACCTCGTGCAGAAACGCCTTGTTCATCGTGACCTGGCCGCAAGGAACATACTGCTCAAGTCAAAACAGCAG GTGAAAATTAGTGACTTTGGTTTATCACGAGCTCTTGGAGCTGATAGTGATTACTACAAAGCAGCCCATGGAGGTCAATGGCCCATTAGGTG GTACTCACCAGAAAGTTGCAACTACAGAAAATTCTCCCATGCTAGCGATGTCTGGAGTTACGGAGTCACTCTGTGGGAAATGTTTTCTCGCGGCGAGTATCCATTTGAAAATTTTGCCAATGGAACCGAG gtaATCAAGTTCATTGGAAAAGGAAACCGTTTGTCGAAACCGGAGAAGTGTACTGACCAGGTGTATCAGAAGATGTTGGAATGCTGGTCATATGAATCCAAATACCGACCGACATTCAAGGATTTGAATGCCTTTTTTAAAGATCTATGA